A window of Ovis canadensis isolate MfBH-ARS-UI-01 breed Bighorn chromosome X, ARS-UI_OviCan_v2, whole genome shotgun sequence contains these coding sequences:
- the AWAT1 gene encoding acyl-CoA wax alcohol acyltransferase 1 — translation MPCFKQPKHFQSLLLLHWPLSYLGIFWILQPLAIYLLFTSWWPLPALYFAWFLLDWKTPEQGGRRSAWVRNWCAWTHIRDYFPISILKTKDLSPEHNYLMGVHPHGLLTFGAFCNFCTEATGFSKIFPGITPHLATLSWFFKIPFIRDYLMAKGVCSVSQPAIEYLLSHDTGNLVGIVVGGVGEALQSVPNTTRLILQKRKGFVRMALQHGAHLVPTYTFGETEVYDQVLFHKDSFMYKFQSYFRQILGFYFCIFYGRGFRQGSTGLLPYPLPIVTVVGEPLPLPKIEKPSQEMVDKYHALYMKALTKLFDQHKTQYGCPETQKLLFL, via the exons ATGCCTTGTTTCAAGCAGCCTAAGCACTTCCAGAGTCTGCTACTTCTGCACTGGCCCCTGAGCTACCTTGGCATAT TTTGGATCTTGCAGCCATTGGCCATTTACCTACTGTTTACATCCTGGTGGCCACTACCAGCCCTTTACTTTGCCTGGTTTCTCCTGGACTGGAAGACCCCAGAGCAAG GTGGCAGGCGATCGGCCTGGGTAAGGAACTGGTGTGCCTGGACCCACATCAGGGACTATTTTCCCATTTCC ATCCTGAAGACTAAAGATCTGTCACCTGAGCACAACTATCTCATGGGAGTTCACCCCCACGGCCTCTTGACCTTCGGCGCCTTCTGTAACTTCTGCACTGAGGCCACAGGCTTCTCGAAGATCTTTCCAGGCATCACTCCCCATCTGGCCACGCTGTCCTGGTTCTTCAAGATCCCCTTTATTAGGGACTACCTCATGGCCAAAG GTGTGTGCTCCGTGAGTCAGCCAGCTATTGAGTACCTGCTGAGCCATGACACTGGCAACCTTGTGGGCATTGTAGTTGGAGGAGTGGGAGAGGCCCTGCAGAGTGTGCCCAACACCACCAGGCTCATCCTCCAGAAGCGCAAGGGCTTTGTGCGCATGGCACTCCAGCATGG GGCTCATCTGGTCCCCACCTACACTTTTGGAGAAACTGAGGTGTATGATCAGGTGCTGTTCCATAAGGACAGCTTTATGTACAAGTTCCAGAGCTATTTCCGCCAGATACTTGGTTTCTATTTTTGCATCTTCTATGGACGAGGCTTCCGCCAAGGCTCCACTGGGCTCCTGCCGTACCCGCTGCCTATCGTCACTGTGG TGGGGGAGCCTCTGCCTCTGCCCAAAATCGAAAAACCAAGCCAGGAGATGGTGGACAAATACCACGCCCTCTATATGAAGGCCCTGACCAAACTGTTTGATCAGCACAAGACCCAGTACGGCTGCCCAGAGACCCAAAAGCTGCTTTTCCTGTGA